From the Streptomyces sp. NBC_01216 genome, the window GGTCGGCGCGGGCGAGACGGTGACCCTGCAGGTGGCCGGCCGCGGCGGAGTGCCGCAGACCGGCGTCACGGCGGTCGTCCTCAACGTGACCGCGACCGCGCCGACGCGGAGCAGCTTCGTGACGGTCTTCCCCGCGGGGACGAGCCGCCCGACGGCGTCCAGCCTGAACTTCACGGCCGGGCGCACGGTGCCGAACCTGGTCACCGTCCCCGTCGTCGACGGCAAGGTGAGCTTCTACAACCACTCCGGCACGGTGGACCTGCTGGCCGACGTGGCGGGCTACTACTCGGAGGACGCGTCCGCGGGCTCGGCCTTCACCGGCGTCTCCTCGGTGCGGGTCCTGGACACCCGGTACGCCGTTCCGTACAGCATCCGGCTGACCAGCTCGGGCTCCTCGGTCTCCCTCCGGATGGCGGGCGCGCCCGGCATCCCGCCCGAGGGCGTGACCGCGGTGGTCCTGAACGTGACGGCCACGCGGCCGACCGAGACGAGCTTCGTCTCGGTGTACCCGACGGGCGGCGACCGCCCGAGCGTGTCGAACCTCAACTTCGCCGCCGGGCAGACCGTCTCGAACCTGGTGGTCGTCCCCGTCGTCGACGGGGAGATCACCTTCTACAACCACCTCGGTTCGGTGGAACTGATCGCGGACGTCGCCGGCTACTACGGCGGCTGACCCCCGCACCCGGAACCGCCCGGACCCGCCTGCGAGGGCGTGTCCGGGCGGTTCCGTGCGTTCCGGGGCCGTCCGGGCTCCGGGCCGTCCTGGCGGTGTCCGCGGGCCCGTCCGACAGGCTCTCAGGCGGTGGGCGGCGGCGAGGCCGCGACCCCGGGGCGGCGGCGGATGACCAGGGCCATCAGGGCCGCCGCCGCGCACAGTGCTCCGGAGGCGTACCAGACGACGTCGTAGGAACCGAAGACGTCCCGCGCCACCCCGCCCGCGAACGCGACCACCGCCGCGCCCACCTGGTGGGAGGCGAGCACCCAGCCGAAGACGATCGCGCTGTCCTCGCCGTAGTGCTCCCGGCACAGAGCGATCGTCGGCGGGACCGTGGCCACCCAGTCCAGGCCGTAGAAGACGATGAAGAAGATCATCGGCGGATGGATGGAGGGAGCCAACAGCATCGGCAGGAACAGCAGGGACACACCGCGCAGCGCGTAGTACACCGACAGCAGTCGGCGCGCCTCGAAGCGGTCCGTGAACCAGCCCGACGCGATCGTGCCGACCACGTCGAAGACACCGATCACGGCGAGCAGCGAGGCCGCGGCGGTGATCGGCATGCCGTGGTCGTGGGCGGCCGGGACGAAGTGGGTCTGGACCAGGCCGTTGGTCGTGGCGCCGCAGATCGCGAAGGTGCCGGCCAGCAGCCAGAACGGGCCGGTGCGGGCCGCCCGGAGGAGGACCCCGACCGTGCGGCGCGCGGCCCCCGTGACCGGTGCGGACTTCTCGGCGTACACGCCGCCGTACGGCGCCTGCCCCACGTCCGCGGGGTGGTCGCGCAGCAGCAGCCATACGAAGGGAACGACCACCAGGGCGGAGAGCGCGACGGTCACCGAGGCCGGGCGCCAGCCGTGCTCCTCGACCAGCCAGGACAGCAGCGGCAGGAAGATCAGCTGCCCCGAGGCGCTCGCGGCGGTGAGGATGCCGGTGACCAGTCCCCGGCGCTCGGTGAACCAGCGGTCGGTGACGGTGGCGGCGAAGGCCAGCGCCATCGATCCGCTGCCGAGTCCGACCAGCAGTCCCCAGTACAGGACGAGCTGCCAGCTCGACGACATGAAGACGGTGAGTCCCGAGCCGACCGCGATGACCGTCAGGGCCACCGCGACGACCCTGCGGATGCCGAAGCGGTCCATCAGCGCAGCCGCGAACGGCGCCGTCAGCCCGTACAGCGCGAGGTTGACCGAGACCGCGAGACCGATGGTCCCCCGGGACCAGCCGAACTCGCCGTGCAGGGGATCGATGAGCAGGCCCGGCAGCGAGCGGAACGCCGCCGCGCCGATGATCGTGACGAAGGCGACCGCCGCGACGAACCACGCGCGGTGAATCCGGGGACGGCGGGGCGAGGGCGGCGCGGAGGGCGGGGCGGTGGTGTCGGTTGTCTGGGTCACGTCACTCAGCATCCTGAGGCGGCACCGCGCGGGCCATTGGCCCGGATGACAGCTTTGACAAGAATCAGGCCAGCCGGCGCCGGGGATGCCTGGGCCGGGCACCCCGCTCCGGCGGCTCCGCGTGCCCCGGGAATGACGGCGCCGGACTCGGGCTTGTACGGGTGGGTACCGTCACGGTCGGGCCCGCGATGAATCGACAAGTGGTCTGGGCCACCAAGGGGTCTTCGGAGGAACCACCGTGCCGCACCGCGTCGTCGTCCTGGCCCTGCCCGGCCTGCTGCCCTTCGAGCTGGGCATCCCGCACCGGATCTTCGGCAGGGCGAAGGACGCCGAGGGGCGTTCGCTGTACGAGATCGTCACCTGCGCGACGGCCGCCGGTCCGGTCCGGACGGACGCGGACTTCGCCGTCCACGTCGAGCACGGGCCGGAGGCGCTGGCGACGGCGGACACGGTGATCGTCCCGGCCTCGTACGAGCTCGGACCGGTCCATGAGGAGGGCCGGCTGCCCCCCGAGCTGGCGGCTGCGCTCGGTCACGTCCGGCCCGGGACGCGGATGGTGTCCATCTGCACGGGCGGGTACGTGCTGGCCGCCGCCGGGTACCTCGACGGGCGGCCCGCCACCACCCACTGGTGCTCGGCGGAGCACTTCCAGCGGCTCTTCCCGCGTGTGCGGGTCGACGCGGGCGTGCTCTTCGTGGACGACGGGGACGTGCTGACGTCGGCGGGCGTGGCGGCCGGTATCGACCTGTGCCTGCACATCGTGCGCCGGGACCACGGCGCGGCCGTCGCCAACGAGGTGGCGCGCCGCACGGTCGTCCCGCCGCACCGGGACGGCGGCCAGGCCCAGTACATCGAGCGCCCGCTGCCGGAAGCGGGGTCGGCGACCACCACGACGGCCCGCGCCTGGGCGCTGCGACACCTGCACGAGCCGCTCCGACTGCGGGACCTGGCGGCGCTGGAGTCGATGAGCGTGCGGACGTTCACCCGCCGCTTCCGCGAGGAGGTGGGCGTCAGCCCGGGGCAGTGGCTGACCCGTCAGCGGGTGGAACGCGCCCGTCACCTCCTGGAGTCGACCGACCTCCCGGTCGACCGGATCGCCCGGGACTCCGGCTTCGGCACCCCACAGTCCCTGCGGACCCACCTCCAGACGGTGATCGGCGTGACGCCGACGGCCTACCGGCGCACCTTCCGGGCGGAGGCCGCGGGCTGAGAGCCCGTCGGGTGGTCTTCGGCCGGCAGGCGGGCGCGGTCTGGTGCGTGCGGTTCCAAGGCGCCGGGATGCCGCTGTAGCGGAGCTACCGGGGCATCCCGGCAACGCAGGCGGCGTGCGTGCCAGGGCGTGACCGCCCGGCCAGAGGCCACCCGACGGGCTCCGAGCCCGTCGGGTGGTCTTCGGCCGGCAGGCGGGCGCGGTCTGGTGCGTGCGCCCCCGTCCTGACCGGGGGCGCGGGCGCACCCCCGGCGGCCCGGGTCGCGGAACACCGGAGGCCGGTCGCGGCGGGCCAGGAAGCGAGGCACGGAACACTCAGAAGGTGAGCACTCCGCGTGCGACCCTCCCCTGTCCGGCGTCCTCGGCCGCCTTGGCGAAGTCCTCCACCGGATAGGTGGCGGTGACGAGTTCGTCGAGGAGGAGGCCGCCCCGGCGGTACAGCTCCGCGTAGAGCGGGATGTCCCGCTGCGGGCGTGAGGACCCGTAGCGGCAGCCGAGGACCGACTTGTCCAGGAACATCGCGGCGGGCGGGAAGCTCGCCTCCTCCGACGGGGCCGTCATGCCGAGCAGGACGGCCTGGCCGTGCCGGTCGAGCAGGTCGATCGCGGTGCGGACCAGGCCGACGTGCCCCACGCACTCGAAGACGTGGTCGGCGCCGGTGGGCAGGATCTCCCGCACACCGTCCGCCGAGCGCAGGAAGTGCGTGGCGCCGAAGGCGCGGGCGGTCTCCTCCCTGGCCGGGTTGGTGTCGACGGCGACGATCGGGTGCGCGCCCGCGATCCGTGCGCCCTGGAGGACGTTGAGGCCGATGCCCCCGGTACCGAGGACGACCACGGTCTCACCGCGGCCCACCCTGGCCCGGTTCAGGACGGCGCCGACCCCGGTGAGGACGGCGCAGCCCATCAGGGCGGCGGAGGCGAACGGGATGTCGGAGGGGACCGGCACCGCCTGGACGGCCTTGACGACGGTCCGCTCGGCGAAGGAGGAGTTCGAGGCGAACTGGAACAGCGGCTTCCCTCCCCGGGTGAAGGGCTGTCCGGGTCTGCCGATGGTCTTGCGGCACATCGTGGGGCGGCCCCGGTCGCAGTCCGCGCAGGCACCGCAGTTGGCGAGCGTGGAGAGGGCGACGTGGTCGCCGGGGACGAGGTGCGTCACCCCGGGTCCGACGGCCTCGACGACACCGGCACCCTCGTGTCCGAGGACGACCGGGGCCGGGAAGGGGATCGTCCCGTCGACGACCGCGAGGTCGCTGTGGCAGAGTCCGGCGGCGGCGACGGCGACCAGCACCTCGCCCGGTCCCGGTGCGCGCACCTCCAGGTCGTCGACCACCAGGGCCCGCTCCCCGTCGAACACGACACCCCTCATGACCGCTCCCCACCCGGGACGTTCGGCCGGGCACCGGCCGCCGCGGCGCGCGCCATCTCCTCCAGCCGGCCGAGCAACGGCATCGGGTCGGTGCCCACCGTGCCGGGCAGGAAGTCCGCGATCCGCTCCGGCGTCCACGCCCCGCCCTCCGCGTACCCGGCCCGCAGTTCCCGGGGCTGTGCCCACACGGCGATCTTGGGGCCGGCGACCGTGTAGACCTGGCCCGTGATCCGCTCCGCCCGCGCCCGGTCGGAGAGGAGGTAGACGACGAGCGCGGCGACGTCCTCGGGAGCGCCGATCTCCTTCAGCTCCATGGGCACGCCGGCCGACATCCTGGTCCGGGCCACCGGCGCGACGGCGTTCGCCGTCACCCCGTACCTGTGCAGTCCCAGGGCGGCGCTGCGGACGAGCGAGATGATCCCGCCCTTCGCCGCGGCGTAGTTGGCCTGGGCCACCGAGCCCTGGTGATTGCCGCTGGTGAAGCCGATCAGCGTTCCGCCGCCCTGGGTTCGCATCACCGCCGAGGCGGCCCGGAAGACGGTGAAGGTGCCCTTCAGGTGGGTGGCGACGACCGGGTCCCACTCCTCCTCGGACATGTTGAACAGCATTCGTTCGCGCAGGATGCCGGCCACGCAGACGACCCCGTCGACCCGTCCGTACTCCGCGAGCGCCACGTCCACGACGCGCTGCCCGCCCGCCATCGTCGAGATGTCGTCGGCGACGGCCACCGCCGTGCCGCCGGACCCCTCGATCTCCTTCACGACGGAGGCGGCCACCTCCGAAGTGGGCTCCGCGCCCCCGACGGAGACGCCGTAGTCGTTGACGACGACCCTCGCGCCCTCCGCGGCGCAGGCGAGGGCGACCGCGCGGCCGATCCCCCGACCCGCGCCCGTCACGGCGATGACCTTGCCAGTCAAGAAGTTCCCCACGCCCGGCCCCTTCCCGCACTTTCTGACGGTCCGTTAGATTCTTCGACAGGATTCTACGGCCCGTCAGATACCGGAGAACAAGACCCTTGGAGGCTCCGATGTCCCAGCCCCCGGCTCTCCCCGCCGCCTTCCACGACATCGCCAAGCGCGTCAACAACTGGGGCCGCTGGGGCCGGGACGACGAGATCGGGACCCTGAACCTGGTCACCGACGAGGTGGTACGGGAGGCCGTCGCCACGGTCCGCACCGGACAGCGGGTCCCCCTCGCACTCGACCTGAGGCAGGACGGGGTGCAGACCGGCGTGATCCCCGGGCGGGTCAACCCGCTGCACGTGATGATCCAGGTCAACCAGGAGCTGTTCGGCCCCGGAACGGTCGCCATCAGCGACGACGCGGTGACCTTGGGCCTCCAGGCGGCGACCCACTGGGACGCCCTCGCCCACGCGTCGCACTCGGGCCGGATCTACAACGGGCGCCCGGCCGGCTCGATCACCCCGCACGGCCGCTCCGGATTCAGCGGCATCCACACCGCACGGCACCTCGTCAGCCGCGGGGTCCTGCTGGACGTGGCCGCCGCCAAGCGTCTCGACCGCCTGCCGGGCGACCACGCCGTGACCCCCGAGGACCTGGACGAGGCGGCGGACTTCGGCCGGGTGACCGTCCGGGCCGGAGACATCGTGCTCGTACGGACCGGGCAGGTGCGGCAGTACCTGGCCGGGGACAGGCACGGCTACGCCTTCCCCTCACCCGGGCTCTCGGTGCGCACGCCCGCCTGGTTCCACGCCCGAGACGTCGCCGCCGTCGCCAACGACACCCTCACCTTCGAGGTCTTCCCGCCCGAGATCGAGGACCTCTGGATGCCCGTGCACGCGCTCGACCTGGTCGAGATGGGAATGCTCCAGGGCCAGAACTGGAATCTGGAGGAGTTGTCCACGGCCTGCGCGCGGCACGCGCGGTACGCCTTCCTGCTCTCGGCGACGCCCGAACCGTTCGTGGGCGGTACGGGCGCACCGGTGGCGCCGGTCGCGGTGCTCTGACCACCGCCCACCCGCGACGCACCGGATCACCCGGGGCGCGGGCTCACGGGCGCGGGCTCACGGGTGGCGGCGAGCATCATGCCCGCCCCGAGCACGGCACGGCGGCCGCCACCCTGTCGCGGCCCGCACTCGTCGAGGGTGCGACATCCTCGACGTCCCCTCGCGACGGATCGCTCACCCCAGGGTGAACACACCGTCACGAACCGTCGACAACGCCTTCGGGGGCGGGTCAGCGGGAGGCGCGGTCGAGAGCGACCGGCTCCGCACGGCCGACGCGGACGGAACGCTCCGGTCCACCTCGCACCAGATGCTCTTGCCCGCGCCCTCGCGTTGCCATCCCCACCGGTCGGCCAGGCCGTCCACGAGTTCCAGGCCGCGCCCATTGGTGTCCTCACCCCGGGCGTGGCGCTGGAGCGGCGGCCGGTCGCTGCGGTCGGCGACCTCCACGCGTACCGTCCCGGCGTCCGGACAGCCACCGAACAGCATCCGCAGCACGGCCGGACAACCCGTGTGCACCACGGCGTTGGTCACCAGTTCGGAGATGAGCAGCACCAGCGTCTCCGCGAGCGGCTCGTCCTCCCCTATGCCCGATCCGGCGAGCCGTGAACGAGCCCAACGCCTGGCTCGTCCCACCTCTGCCGGGTCCGGCCCGACCTCCAACTGAACCTGAAGCACCTGCACCGTTCACACCATCCGAACCGGCGGACACATCGCCTCGCGCCCCACAGCCATCGACGTCCTCACGGAGCGTGATTTCCTTGCGAGACAGCATGGTTGACGTACAGTCACCGCAACAAGCGCTTCAGGCATATTCCAGCGCGAAGGAGTACGCGTGGTCCATACTGTGCGACGCACGTTGCGGGGAGTCGAACAGGGGCGCGCACGGCGCCTCCAGGGAGCGCGAACGGCGGGCATTCCGGGACACGGAGCCGCCGCACCGGCGGCACCGGGACAAACCGGGACCACAACCACTCGCATCTCACGGAGCGTACCGGAGTGGGACCCCGACTCCGGCCCGTGACGGCCCGGTCGAAGGACACAACCCGATATCGACGCTCCGTGAGCGACTCGGCACACTAGAGACAGGCGGCCTCCACCTCCTCCGCGAGGGTCCTCGGGATCCACCGCTCGGCCCTCACCCAGGCTCGTTTCAGATGCAGATGGACCTCCGCCTCCCAGGTGAAGCCCATACCACCGTGCACCTGAAGGCAGTCCCGGGCACAACCGACCGCGGCCTCGTCGGCGAGCAGCTTGGCCCCCGCGATCTCGACCGGGTCGCCCGTCACGGCCGCCGCGTAGACGGCGGCGCGGGCTACTTCCGTTCGTACGAGCATCTCGGCGCACAGGTGCTTGACGGCTTGGAAGGCTCCGACCGGTCGCCCGAACTGCTGCCGCGCGCGGGCGTGACGCACGGCCGCCTCGGTGGTGCGCCCGGCGCTCCCGAGCTGTTCGGCGGCGGTCAGCAGCGCCCCGAGCGCGACGGCCGGCTCGGATACCGGGCCGGCCGGCGCACCCTCGCGCACCCCGGCCGCGCCGGTCCGCCAGGCAGCCGGCGCGGCGGTGTCCGGCAGCCGGTGCAGCGGGGTGAGCGGGTCGACCGAGCGCACCGGGGCGGCGCCCGAGGTGTCGCCCCGCACCACGTCCGCCTCGTCGAGCCACTCCACGAACGGCCCGCCGGGCGCCGTGACCACGGTCTTGCCCTCCGCCGCCCCCGGCACCTCCCCGGCCGCCAGGTGCGTGGCGACCAGCGGACCCGGCAGCAGGGCCCGCCCCGCCTCCTCGAAGACGAGCACGGCCTCGGGTGGTCCGAGACCCACGCCCCCGGACTCCTCCGGCAGCCGCAGCGCGAAGAACCCCAGCTCGCCCAGGTCCCGCCACAGCGCCCGGTCGAGCCTCCCCGACGCGACGGCCGCCCGGAGCGCGTCCGGGCCGAACCGCGCGGTGAGCATTTCCCGTACGCCCGCCTTCAGGGCCTTCTGGTCGTCCGTGAGCCGGAAGTCCACGCGGGTCACCGTCCCTTCGGCAGGCCGAGGACGCGCTCGGCGACGATGTTCCGCTGGATCTGCGAGGTGCCGGCGGCGATGGTGTACGACAGCGAGGACAGCCGGTCGGGGTTCCACTCCCGCCCGAGGTCCAGCGCGTCCGGGCCGAGGACGGCGGCGGCCGTGTCGTACAGCTCCTGACGGGCGTGCGAGTAGCGCAGCTTGAAGACCGAGCCGCCGGCGCCGGGGGGCCCGCCGCCGGCCTGCGCCTCGCTGACGTTCCACTGCGTGAGCCGCCACAGCGCCCGGAACTCCGCGCTCAGCGCGCCCATCCGGCGACGCAGTACGTCGTCCGACCAGGCGCCGTTGCGCCGGGCCGCGCGGGCGATCTCACCGAGGGTCCGGCGGCAGGCGACGACCTCTCCGGCGAAGGCGGTACCGCGCTCGAAGGACAACGTCACCATCGTGACGCGCCAGCCGTCGTTCTCCGCGCCGACCCGGTTGGCGACCGGCACCCGCACCTCGTCCAGGAACACCTCGGCGAACTCGGTGGACCCGGCGAGCGTCCGCAGGGGCCGGACGGTGATCCCCGGCGCGTCCATCGGCATCGCCAGCCAGCTGATGCCGCGGTGCCGGGGCGCCTCCGGGTCGGTGCGGACGAGCAGTTCGCACCAGTCGGCCACCTCCGCGTGCGAGGTCCATGTCTTGGAGCCGGTCACCACGTAGGCGTCGCCGTCCCGTACCGCCCGGGTCCGCAGCGACGCGAGGTCGGAACCGGCCTCCGGTTCGCTGAAGCCCTGGCACCAGACCTCCTCGCCGCGCAGGACGGGCGGCAGCCAGCGTTCCCGCTGCTCCCGGGTGCCCTCGGCCGCGATGGTCGGCCCGGCGTGCAGCAGGCCGACGAAGTTGGCGCCGACGTAGGGGGCGCCGGCCCGCTCGGTCTCCTCCAGGAAGATCAGCCGCTGGGTCGGCGAGGCGTCCCAGTGCACGTCCGCGTACCCGGCGTCGTGCAGCCGCCGTTGCCAGTCGCAGTCGTACGCCCGCCGGCCCGGCCAGTCCAGGGGGTCGGGCCGCGGCGGCAGGGTGGGCAGCACGGCCGCGAGCCAGGAGCTCAGCCGCGCCCGGAAGTCCTCCTCCTCGGCGGTGTACGCCAGGTCCATCAGACGATGCCCAGTCCGAGCATGCGGATGGCGTTGCCGCGCATGAGCTTGTAGACCGTCTCGTCGTCGAGGTCCTTGACGTGGTCGAGGGCCACCTGGCGGGTGTGCGGAAAGGTCGAGTCGACGTGCGGGTAGTCGGTCTCGAAGGTGGCGTTGTCCCGTCCGACCACGTCGATCGAGGCGATGCCGTGCTTGTCGCGGAAGAAGCAGCAGAAGATCTGCCGGTAGTAGTAGGTGGACGGCGGTTCCGGGATCAGGCCGCGGACACCGCCCCAGGCACGGTGCTCCTCCCAGACGTCGTCGGCGCGTTCCAGGGCGTAGGGGATCCAGCCCATCTGGCCTTCGCTGTACGCCAGCCTGAGCGCCGGGAAGCGGACCAGGACCCCGCTGAAGAGGAAGTCCGTCATCGAGGCCATGGCGTTGTTGAAGCTGAGCGCGGCCTGGACGGCGGGCGGGGCGTCGGGGGACGCGGCGGGCATCTGGGAGGAGGAGCCGATGTGCATGTTGACGACGGTCTCCGTCTCCTGGCACACGGCGAAGAAGGGGTCCCAGTAGCCGGAGTGGATCGACGGCAGGCCCAGATGGGTGGGGATCTCCGAGAAGGTGACGGCCCGCACGCCGCGGGCGGCGTTGCGCCGGATCTCGGCCACGGCGAGGTCGATGTCCCACAGCGGGATCAGGCAGAGCGGGATGAGCCGCCCGCCGCTGTCGCCGCACCACTCCTCCACCATCCAGTCGTTGTAGGCGCGGACGCAGGCGAGGGCGACCTCCTTGTCCCCGGCCTCGGCGAAGGTCTGGCCGCAGAAGCGCGGGAAGGTGGGGAAGCACAGCGACGCCTCGACGTGGTTGAGGTCCATGTCCCGCAGTCGCTCGCCCGGGTCCCAGCAGCCGCGGCGCATCTCGGCGCGGGTGATGCCCTCCAGGGTCATGTCGTCGCGGTCGAAGCCGACCGCGGCGATGTTGCGCTTGTACGGGAACCTCAGGTCCTCGTAGACCCACCAGTCGGTGGGCGGACCGTCCGGGTCCATGGTGATCCGGTACTTCCCGCCCACGTAGGCGAGCTCGCCGATCCCGGCGGTCACGGGGCGCGGGCCGCGGTCGCGGTACTTCGCCGGCAGCCAGGTCTCGAAGAGGTGCGCGGGCTCGATCACGTGGTCGTCGACGCTGATGATCCGAGGCAGTTCCTGTTCCATGGGCGCTCCTCTTCTGACGGGCCGTCAGATATCAGGCTAGCCCCGCCCCCCTGGACCGACAAGGAGCGCGGCCCTACGCTCTCCGCACGATCTGACAGACCGTCAATTCACTGGAGCCGTCCCGCTCGGAGTCGCCATGACCGACACCGCACACGCCCTGGGCACCTCGCGCACGCTCTGGGAACTCGTCGACCGCCGCGCCGCCCTCACACCCGACCACCCCGTCCTGCTCCAGGGCGACCGGACGCTGACCTTCGGCGAACTGCGCGACCGCGCCGAGCGGTGCGCCGCCGGCCTGTACGGCATCGGAGTACGCCCCGGCACGGTCGTCGCCTGGCAGTTGCCCACCCGCGTCGAGACCGCGGTCCTCTCCTTCGCCCTGGCCCGCCTCGGCGCCGTCCAGACACCGCTCATCCCCTTCCACCGGGACCGCGAGGTCGGCTTCGCGCTGCGCGCGTCGAAGGCCGAGTACCTCGTCGTCCCCGGGGTGTGGCGCGGCTTCGACCACACCGCGATGGCCCGGCGGCTCGGCGCGCCCCACGTCCTGACCGCGTACGACACGCTGCCCGACGGAGACCCGGCCGTCCTGCCGCCCCCGCCGTCCCCCGCGTCCGGCCACGACGTGCGCTGGATCTACTGGACCTCCGGGACCACCTCCGACCCCAAGGGAGTCCTGCACACGGACCGCTCGCTGCTCGCGGGCGGCTCCTGCCTCGCCCACGCCCTGCGCCCGACCTCCCGCGACGTGGGCTCGATGGCCTTCCCGTACGCGCACATCGCCGGACCCGACTACACCGTGATGCTGCTGCTGTACGGCTTCCCCGCGGTGATGTTCGAGCGGTTCGCCCTGCCCGACGCCCTGGCGGAGTACCG encodes:
- a CDS encoding acyl-CoA dehydrogenase family protein; protein product: MDFRLTDDQKALKAGVREMLTARFGPDALRAAVASGRLDRALWRDLGELGFFALRLPEESGGVGLGPPEAVLVFEEAGRALLPGPLVATHLAAGEVPGAAEGKTVVTAPGGPFVEWLDEADVVRGDTSGAAPVRSVDPLTPLHRLPDTAAPAAWRTGAAGVREGAPAGPVSEPAVALGALLTAAEQLGSAGRTTEAAVRHARARQQFGRPVGAFQAVKHLCAEMLVRTEVARAAVYAAAVTGDPVEIAGAKLLADEAAVGCARDCLQVHGGMGFTWEAEVHLHLKRAWVRAERWIPRTLAEEVEAACL
- a CDS encoding acyl-CoA dehydrogenase family protein, with translation MDLAYTAEEEDFRARLSSWLAAVLPTLPPRPDPLDWPGRRAYDCDWQRRLHDAGYADVHWDASPTQRLIFLEETERAGAPYVGANFVGLLHAGPTIAAEGTREQRERWLPPVLRGEEVWCQGFSEPEAGSDLASLRTRAVRDGDAYVVTGSKTWTSHAEVADWCELLVRTDPEAPRHRGISWLAMPMDAPGITVRPLRTLAGSTEFAEVFLDEVRVPVANRVGAENDGWRVTMVTLSFERGTAFAGEVVACRRTLGEIARAARRNGAWSDDVLRRRMGALSAEFRALWRLTQWNVSEAQAGGGPPGAGGSVFKLRYSHARQELYDTAAAVLGPDALDLGREWNPDRLSSLSYTIAAGTSQIQRNIVAERVLGLPKGR
- a CDS encoding Zn-dependent alcohol dehydrogenase, with the translated sequence MRGVVFDGERALVVDDLEVRAPGPGEVLVAVAAAGLCHSDLAVVDGTIPFPAPVVLGHEGAGVVEAVGPGVTHLVPGDHVALSTLANCGACADCDRGRPTMCRKTIGRPGQPFTRGGKPLFQFASNSSFAERTVVKAVQAVPVPSDIPFASAALMGCAVLTGVGAVLNRARVGRGETVVVLGTGGIGLNVLQGARIAGAHPIVAVDTNPAREETARAFGATHFLRSADGVREILPTGADHVFECVGHVGLVRTAIDLLDRHGQAVLLGMTAPSEEASFPPAAMFLDKSVLGCRYGSSRPQRDIPLYAELYRRGGLLLDELVTATYPVEDFAKAAEDAGQGRVARGVLTF
- a CDS encoding ATP-binding protein; this translates as MQVLQVQLEVGPDPAEVGRARRWARSRLAGSGIGEDEPLAETLVLLISELVTNAVVHTGCPAVLRMLFGGCPDAGTVRVEVADRSDRPPLQRHARGEDTNGRGLELVDGLADRWGWQREGAGKSIWCEVDRSVPSASAVRSRSLSTAPPADPPPKALSTVRDGVFTLG
- a CDS encoding SDR family oxidoreductase yields the protein MGNFLTGKVIAVTGAGRGIGRAVALACAAEGARVVVNDYGVSVGGAEPTSEVAASVVKEIEGSGGTAVAVADDISTMAGGQRVVDVALAEYGRVDGVVCVAGILRERMLFNMSEEEWDPVVATHLKGTFTVFRAASAVMRTQGGGTLIGFTSGNHQGSVAQANYAAAKGGIISLVRSAALGLHRYGVTANAVAPVARTRMSAGVPMELKEIGAPEDVAALVVYLLSDRARAERITGQVYTVAGPKIAVWAQPRELRAGYAEGGAWTPERIADFLPGTVGTDPMPLLGRLEEMARAAAAGARPNVPGGERS
- a CDS encoding amidohydrolase family protein, whose amino-acid sequence is MEQELPRIISVDDHVIEPAHLFETWLPAKYRDRGPRPVTAGIGELAYVGGKYRITMDPDGPPTDWWVYEDLRFPYKRNIAAVGFDRDDMTLEGITRAEMRRGCWDPGERLRDMDLNHVEASLCFPTFPRFCGQTFAEAGDKEVALACVRAYNDWMVEEWCGDSGGRLIPLCLIPLWDIDLAVAEIRRNAARGVRAVTFSEIPTHLGLPSIHSGYWDPFFAVCQETETVVNMHIGSSSQMPAASPDAPPAVQAALSFNNAMASMTDFLFSGVLVRFPALRLAYSEGQMGWIPYALERADDVWEEHRAWGGVRGLIPEPPSTYYYRQIFCCFFRDKHGIASIDVVGRDNATFETDYPHVDSTFPHTRQVALDHVKDLDDETVYKLMRGNAIRMLGLGIV
- a CDS encoding MFS transporter yields the protein MLSDVTQTTDTTAPPSAPPSPRRPRIHRAWFVAAVAFVTIIGAAAFRSLPGLLIDPLHGEFGWSRGTIGLAVSVNLALYGLTAPFAAALMDRFGIRRVVAVALTVIAVGSGLTVFMSSSWQLVLYWGLLVGLGSGSMALAFAATVTDRWFTERRGLVTGILTAASASGQLIFLPLLSWLVEEHGWRPASVTVALSALVVVPFVWLLLRDHPADVGQAPYGGVYAEKSAPVTGAARRTVGVLLRAARTGPFWLLAGTFAICGATTNGLVQTHFVPAAHDHGMPITAAASLLAVIGVFDVVGTIASGWFTDRFEARRLLSVYYALRGVSLLFLPMLLAPSIHPPMIFFIVFYGLDWVATVPPTIALCREHYGEDSAIVFGWVLASHQVGAAVVAFAGGVARDVFGSYDVVWYASGALCAAAALMALVIRRRPGVAASPPPTA
- a CDS encoding cyclase family protein, which gives rise to MSQPPALPAAFHDIAKRVNNWGRWGRDDEIGTLNLVTDEVVREAVATVRTGQRVPLALDLRQDGVQTGVIPGRVNPLHVMIQVNQELFGPGTVAISDDAVTLGLQAATHWDALAHASHSGRIYNGRPAGSITPHGRSGFSGIHTARHLVSRGVLLDVAAAKRLDRLPGDHAVTPEDLDEAADFGRVTVRAGDIVLVRTGQVRQYLAGDRHGYAFPSPGLSVRTPAWFHARDVAAVANDTLTFEVFPPEIEDLWMPVHALDLVEMGMLQGQNWNLEELSTACARHARYAFLLSATPEPFVGGTGAPVAPVAVL
- a CDS encoding GlxA family transcriptional regulator, encoding MPHRVVVLALPGLLPFELGIPHRIFGRAKDAEGRSLYEIVTCATAAGPVRTDADFAVHVEHGPEALATADTVIVPASYELGPVHEEGRLPPELAAALGHVRPGTRMVSICTGGYVLAAAGYLDGRPATTHWCSAEHFQRLFPRVRVDAGVLFVDDGDVLTSAGVAAGIDLCLHIVRRDHGAAVANEVARRTVVPPHRDGGQAQYIERPLPEAGSATTTTARAWALRHLHEPLRLRDLAALESMSVRTFTRRFREEVGVSPGQWLTRQRVERARHLLESTDLPVDRIARDSGFGTPQSLRTHLQTVIGVTPTAYRRTFRAEAAG